The genomic interval GCTCTAATGCATAAAACTGAACACGTAGCgatcatctatatatatatatttgaaagtaTCATGCATGAAATCATAATCATTGTATTCATCAAACAGTAGTAGACTCTCCCTCATGAATAACAAGACATAACCTAATTCCAGAATTTAGATCAAACCCACACAGAGAGCTAACAAGAACAAGTTTGGGATGAGACTCCTTTGATCATTGATTCACTAGCATGGATGATTTTTGAACTTCAGATGACTGCAACAGAACCAGTCTCAGGTTTTTCACTAGATCAGTCATTGTTGCGTTGAATTTTTCACCCATCTGCGGTAATTAAAGATATATAGGCTTATAGCAGTTTGCAAAATCAATGCTCTCTAAATATGTCAAACAAAGGTGACCATAGTTGTTGGTGGATAAGAGACATGATGCTAGTGTACCTGAGCAACAATGCTGATGTCAAGAGTTGAACTTCCAAATGGCATTACACTGTTGCTGGTTGTGGAGAGATCAAGAGTATTAAGATAATCCAAAATTCTGATCAAAATGCCATGTTGTATCTTGCAGTGAATCCGGATCAGTACATCCTTTTTAAACACTCTTGCTTCCACTGTAGGGAGTGCTTCGTTCGTTTTATAGCATTCATCAGATTTCATTGCACCTGAGCTTGTGCCTTTATCAGTAGTAGATATAATGTTGGATCTCTGATGAACAAATGACACTGACTCTACCCTTGTCCTCTTACATTGCTCTTCCAGTTCTCTTACACGTTCTTTAAGTCGTTTCACATAAGTGATTGCTTCGCAAAGTATGGTGGCCTTGTCAATCTACACTCCATTGTTGAGATACAAATCAAATTTCGTTTTCATTCTTTCTATTTCTCAAACTATATGCATAGATTTCTTCCTTTGCTTACTAATGAAGTGTCCATGGTATTGATCTACCTCATCAAATTTGTAAACTTCAAGTATTACATACCATCACATAAATTATAAACCTTCCAGGCGAATGAAAGAAGAACAACTTAAAAAGAATCGCATTTTCTGTAAATTCCTTCAGAACATTTGATTTGCAACAATTGTGTATAGGAAACTAAACTCAGTTATATGAAATGTTACTAAATTATGTGACATTTCTCACTAACCTTCTTCAAACCAGGTATGGTGGCTGAAAGTGCAATGAATCTCTCTGTCAGTTCCCGTCTCCTTTTTCTCTCAGTCATTATATGGTCTAGTGTCTCTGCAGAACTTCTACCTTTTCTTGTTGCTGAGTTTGTCTTAGGttcaatttcatgtttttctGAGACCCCTTTTGAGGGAAGACACGCGCCACCACTCCCTGCAACTGCATCCTCTTGGTACGGCTGTTTTCCATCATAGGTTTGGCAGGTAGCCGCAACTACGGTGGAGTCATTGAATGATAGAATGTACGCAGTTGGAGAAATGGCTGTGGCAGGTTTCTCTGGTGCAAGTTGTGATGAGAAGAGGAAATTATTGGAGCTGTTGCTCTTCATCACAAGGTTGCTGCTGTTATTGCTGGTGAGTGCTGTGGCAGCGTAGGTTGATTTGGTTTGAACTTTGGGAGAGTGAGTTTCACTGTCAGAAGAGAAAGCTGATTGATGCATGATCTCCTGAAAGATCTGATCCTCATCATCAAGTGACTCAATCTTGTTGTGGCTTTggttaaagaaatcaaaatcttgtatatcCTATGAAACAAAATGCGAAAATTCAATCACCAATCTTtacataaaactatataatattaataattagcCTGAAGAACTGTGGAATATGATAAACATATATGTTATGATGGTGTGTGAGTGGCCAGTGTTACCATATCCGAGAAGAAATATTTTTGGCATGGCTCCCCCATTTGCAGTGAATGAACGGAAGAAAATGGTTTTGAGTTCGATTGAGAGGAGAATGGTGAATAATAAATGGGAATGAGAAtgacagaaaacaaaaactcgTTGAACATGCAACTTTTATTTCCACCGTTAGATTTCCATCGATTTCACGCAATGTGCTTATCATTTGGAAATCATCACGAGCAAGGACCACATGGTGGGACAGTGATCTTACCTACCATCCTTTTTTGCAGCATACATATATATGCTACCGgttcatctctctcacttctAACGATGGTGACACTCTTACAGAAATAAAGTATTAAACCAGATAATTAGCAGATGCATAATTCTGCTTGTTtgagtaattttattttgaaatttgccAATCTTGTGAAAAccttgttttctcttttaacaCCCTTTTGTTTGTTCTTTCCTATCATACATATATTCATTATAGAAATGTTGAAGGCCACCACTGAATATCACAGAAGAAgaatatgtacatatatatagaCCTGACCGGTTATTAACCATATTTATATACTGAGTTTTTTCTGTAAACACTGCTTTGAAAATCTGCTATTCTTTAACACACTTCGTACATTCATGCCTTTTCTGCGAGACAATTCATACTATATAGCACTTTCTTTTTTGTAATGTCTATATACTTTTCACCTTTTACCCCTTTATGTTTTCTGAATATATAGTTACGGATTCAAAggttttcaattaaattttgaagtaTATATTACACATACAGTGTCTCTactttttctgattttttgCCCCAATATCTATCACATCTTGGAACTGTTTTCcgaaagaaaatgatatttcaatacCAATTTTTtcacaccattttgacattgtacatgtgtcaaaatgtgattgaacgattttaaattaaaaaaaaaaaatttaatttttttcttttaaatatacccttatcttaattttttttaatttgaaatcgtcttgacagtcaaataatataaaaaattagtattaaaatatcatttttctttctgaaattaattttgtcttACATACAACTTGTTTTCTGGGATTAATTTTGacgtcaaattataatatacttgCAGTATAAACTTTATCTTTCGAactaattttatgaattaaattagacttaaattttacttattcGTAATGTCTTTTTTCATGTTTCATCATCGTCTTATATATCatttgtctcttttctttcattccTACACTactgatatattattttattttgctccTATTTCATTATTCTACTGCATAAGCTGTGTATCAGTTACTTTTGGAAGGTATATGCTGTTGTTCCGCGGtcaaaaatcagaaaataattcaCTGTAAAAGTAACTTTTTGCTTAAACAGTACGATTAATGTCTGAACACAAAGCATAAAAGAACACTGGCGAGGGGCCGAATTTCTCGGACACCAAACAAAGCAATCAACATGCAATCAATGCCTTCTATATGAACAATGATAAAGCGActtcctttttttgttttatacatACCCAGATGAAAAAACAGtgaaatagaatgaaaaaacaaaataaaaaatcaagtgTGAGATGTGGTGGTAACTGGTATTATGCTCAAAGGATATGTAAATAAGACAAACTTTTGTTGtaattattagtttatgttttagtAAGAGATGATTCCTC from Vigna radiata var. radiata cultivar VC1973A chromosome 9, Vradiata_ver6, whole genome shotgun sequence carries:
- the LOC106773049 gene encoding transcription factor bHLH18 produces the protein MGEPCQKYFFSDMDIQDFDFFNQSHNKIESLDDEDQIFQEIMHQSAFSSDSETHSPKVQTKSTYAATALTSNNSSNLVMKSNSSNNFLFSSQLAPEKPATAISPTAYILSFNDSTVVAATCQTYDGKQPYQEDAVAGSGGACLPSKGVSEKHEIEPKTNSATRKGRSSAETLDHIMTERKRRRELTERFIALSATIPGLKKIDKATILCEAITYVKRLKERVRELEEQCKRTRVESVSFVHQRSNIISTTDKGTSSGAMKSDECYKTNEALPTVEARVFKKDVLIRIHCKIQHGILIRILDYLNTLDLSTTSNSVMPFGSSTLDISIVAQMGEKFNATMTDLVKNLRLVLLQSSEVQKSSMLVNQ